One segment of Allorhodopirellula heiligendammensis DNA contains the following:
- a CDS encoding protocatechuate 3,4-dioxygenase, which yields MSRSIPSPPYSRRSMLLAGGTALFTTRGLFAEELMATPRLTEGPFYPDHLPLDRDNDLIVIGDSTTPAVGEITHLTGRILTKAGSPVRNASIEIWQCDANAVYLHSRDSNGKKQQQDPNFQGYGKFETAADGGYRFRTIKPVPYPGRPAPHIHIKVSQNGHELLTTQCMMRGYEKNSRDGVFRAAGDKARQELVMADFKPVPDSKIGEWSANFDIVLGRTPDDRQMKQ from the coding sequence ATGTCTCGCTCGATACCCTCTCCTCCCTATTCGCGGCGGTCCATGCTGTTGGCCGGCGGAACTGCACTATTCACCACTCGCGGCCTCTTCGCCGAAGAATTGATGGCGACACCCCGCCTGACCGAAGGGCCGTTCTATCCCGATCACCTTCCGCTCGATCGTGACAACGATTTGATCGTGATCGGTGACAGCACCACGCCTGCGGTGGGCGAAATCACTCATCTGACGGGTCGGATTTTGACGAAAGCGGGATCGCCGGTGCGGAACGCATCAATTGAAATCTGGCAGTGTGACGCTAACGCAGTGTATCTTCACTCACGCGACAGCAACGGCAAGAAACAGCAGCAGGATCCCAACTTTCAAGGCTACGGAAAGTTTGAGACGGCTGCCGACGGCGGCTACCGCTTTCGCACCATCAAGCCCGTCCCCTACCCCGGCCGGCCCGCTCCCCACATTCACATCAAGGTCTCGCAGAACGGTCATGAACTGCTGACGACCCAGTGCATGATGCGTGGCTACGAGAAAAACTCACGTGACGGCGTCTTCCGTGCTGCCGGCGACAAAGCACGTCAAGAACTGGTGATGGCCGATTTCAAGCCTGTGCCGGATTCAAAAATTGGCGAGTGGAGCGCGAACTTCGATATCGTTCTCGGCCGCACTCCCGACGATCGGCAAATGAAACAATAG
- a CDS encoding sensor histidine kinase, giving the protein MKNHSTFRSLRFRLLAPMVAAALLAAAIVAVASYGLGARWATEELQSRFEAIEQSLSGSSFPLHERVLDSLAELTQTELVSVNAAGAVIHSTIDLDDGAQGRFESSEDGRTFHTLSFPVRNEVTRQDRVAGISVLFDKSQIEASRRRAAILPLATGLSTILALTTIMLLLSSRLINRVGKLQQRVELVAGGDFQSTVSDDIDDEIGRLGGAVDSMASQLSRLWSQINRQQSEKLLHQIAGGMAHQLRNSLTGARMAVEMHAQQCPAAEDEGIAVAIAQMEVAEDYVRRLLLVASGRQDEDRPAEVQSCFEDVRSSVSPIARHLHVSMRWMVNGLPAVDVSHSQGGVGGEILDGPTWIAAASNLIHNAIQAGNDVHVELRAIRNDCVRLSVSDDGPGVPESIAADVFEPFVTSKPEGMGLGLSVVRRAAERLGGDVRWRREIDRTCFELDAQLR; this is encoded by the coding sequence GTGAAAAATCATTCGACGTTTCGTTCGCTCCGATTTCGCTTGCTCGCACCGATGGTGGCTGCGGCACTGCTGGCGGCCGCGATCGTAGCGGTTGCGTCGTACGGGTTGGGCGCACGGTGGGCCACCGAGGAATTGCAATCTCGCTTCGAAGCGATTGAACAGTCGCTCTCCGGCTCCAGTTTTCCACTCCATGAACGCGTGCTCGATTCATTGGCGGAATTGACTCAAACCGAACTTGTCAGCGTGAATGCAGCGGGCGCGGTCATCCATAGCACCATCGACCTGGATGACGGTGCCCAGGGACGGTTTGAATCGAGCGAGGACGGTCGAACATTCCATACCCTCTCGTTCCCTGTTCGGAACGAGGTAACCCGCCAGGATCGCGTAGCCGGCATCAGCGTGCTGTTTGATAAAAGCCAGATCGAGGCGAGTCGCCGGCGGGCAGCGATTCTACCGCTCGCTACCGGTCTGTCGACCATTCTGGCTTTGACGACCATCATGCTGCTGTTATCGTCACGCTTGATCAACCGTGTGGGCAAACTGCAGCAAAGAGTGGAGTTGGTCGCCGGCGGTGATTTTCAATCCACCGTCTCCGATGACATCGATGATGAGATCGGTAGGTTGGGCGGCGCCGTGGATTCGATGGCCTCTCAGCTGAGCCGACTATGGAGTCAGATTAATCGCCAACAGAGTGAGAAGTTGTTGCATCAAATTGCGGGCGGGATGGCCCATCAGCTTCGCAACAGTCTGACCGGTGCCCGCATGGCGGTGGAAATGCATGCTCAACAGTGTCCGGCTGCCGAGGACGAGGGTATCGCGGTGGCAATTGCGCAGATGGAGGTGGCTGAGGATTACGTTCGTCGACTGCTATTGGTTGCCTCGGGACGGCAGGATGAGGATCGCCCGGCCGAGGTGCAGTCCTGTTTTGAGGATGTCCGCAGTAGCGTGTCGCCGATTGCGAGACACTTGCATGTGAGTATGCGGTGGATGGTGAACGGCTTGCCCGCGGTCGATGTCTCTCATTCCCAAGGAGGCGTGGGTGGTGAGATTCTGGACGGCCCCACCTGGATCGCGGCCGCCAGCAATCTCATTCACAACGCGATCCAGGCTGGCAATGACGTCCATGTTGAACTGAGAGCGATCCGAAATGATTGTGTCCGCTTGAGTGTTTCCGACGATGGGCCCGGTGTGCCGGAGTCGATCGCCGCGGATGTGTTCGAGCCGTTCGTGACATCCAAGCCTGAAGGCATGGGACTGGGGTTGTCAGTGGTTCGGCGTGCTGCCGAGCGGCTCGGTGGTGACGTGCGCTGGCGACGTGAAATTGATCGAACCTGCTTTGAACTGGATGCCCAACTTCGATGA
- a CDS encoding sigma-54-dependent transcriptional regulator: MTSQQTVLVVDDEPTICWALEKMLVGEGHRVVTASSAEEGLRLAREHSIAMVILDVRLPHMDGITALPKFLDATDNASVVIITAFGDLETAVAAVKNGASDYLTKPFKLEDALRTCRTALQKSAQRSAPTATQPMLLDRTVLVGTSPAMQQVFRQIALVADSDLSVLITGETGTGKELVAAAIARHSNRTNAAYIPIAPVALNPELIESELFGHVKGAFTGASEDRAGLFERAEGGTVLLDEIGDLALGTQAKLLRVLEQGQYSRVGDVKPRTADVRILAATNSDLHDAVASGSFREDLFHRLTGVQIHLPPLRERLDDIAPLCHHFLAAMEYADTGIDEVLLAELQQRPWHGNVRELKNAVSHAAVVARGRRLNISDFPDPKPGRDTEPVSSDRSLERVVEAWTTATLAAHPDTETLHADFLTASEPALLRVMLQHTGGNRAKAAEMLGIHRGTLRDRLRAYRID; encoded by the coding sequence ATGACAAGTCAACAAACGGTGCTCGTGGTCGATGATGAACCGACGATCTGCTGGGCACTGGAGAAAATGCTCGTGGGGGAAGGCCACCGCGTGGTCACGGCGTCGAGCGCTGAAGAGGGGTTGCGGCTGGCGAGAGAACATTCCATCGCCATGGTCATCTTGGATGTTCGTTTGCCTCATATGGACGGCATCACGGCGCTTCCTAAGTTTCTTGACGCCACCGACAATGCGTCCGTGGTCATCATCACTGCGTTTGGCGATTTGGAAACAGCCGTCGCGGCGGTCAAGAACGGAGCGAGCGACTATCTGACCAAACCATTCAAGTTGGAAGATGCGTTGCGAACGTGCCGAACGGCATTGCAAAAATCGGCGCAGCGTTCGGCTCCCACCGCCACCCAGCCGATGTTACTGGATCGAACCGTGTTGGTGGGCACCTCGCCTGCGATGCAGCAAGTGTTCCGGCAAATTGCCTTGGTCGCCGACAGTGACCTGTCCGTCTTGATTACCGGGGAGACTGGGACCGGCAAGGAACTTGTTGCCGCTGCGATTGCCCGGCACAGCAATCGAACCAATGCAGCCTACATTCCGATTGCCCCGGTAGCGCTCAATCCGGAGCTGATCGAAAGCGAGCTGTTTGGACATGTCAAAGGTGCGTTTACGGGAGCCAGTGAAGATCGGGCGGGGTTGTTTGAACGTGCCGAAGGCGGCACGGTGCTGTTGGACGAGATTGGCGATTTAGCACTGGGTACGCAGGCGAAATTGTTGCGGGTCTTAGAACAAGGTCAATACAGTCGCGTGGGCGATGTCAAACCGCGGACAGCAGATGTCCGCATTTTGGCGGCGACCAACAGTGATCTGCACGATGCAGTAGCGTCCGGCAGTTTTCGCGAGGACTTGTTTCATCGGCTGACAGGAGTCCAGATTCATCTGCCGCCACTGCGCGAACGCCTCGATGACATCGCGCCACTCTGTCATCATTTTCTCGCCGCCATGGAATATGCTGACACGGGCATCGACGAGGTTTTGTTAGCTGAATTACAACAGCGACCCTGGCACGGCAACGTTCGCGAACTGAAGAATGCGGTGAGTCATGCGGCGGTTGTGGCGCGCGGTCGCAGGCTCAATATCAGCGACTTCCCCGACCCCAAACCAGGTCGTGATACCGAACCCGTGTCGTCGGATCGTTCACTTGAGCGCGTCGTCGAAGCGTGGACGACCGCAACGCTCGCGGCTCACCCCGACACCGAAACTCTGCACGCTGATTTTTTGACCGCCAGCGAACCCGCGTTGCTGCGCGTGATGCTCCAGCACACCGGCGGTAACCGCGCCAAAGCTGCCGAGATGCTCGGTATCCACCGTGGGACCCTGCGAGATCGTTTGCGCGCCTATCGCATTGACTGA
- a CDS encoding transglutaminase-like domain-containing protein: MIRLIAVTIVLIVWDEFATPAALRLPIAPLRWKLAGQPDSERRKPEQCRTVTQMDWKMTQLALTFQRWRSALRLGGTVLLGLSSGCDLPDRHDIGMFRKPAAWEVTDASASERDRIEPSGLSRGSDAEAGADDTWQFWYLHQVESGDIVGGVEMQSQRITSVGTDDQIQVTLHERVLVESDASVAWTPTQFRYMTSNGQTFWYALDGGLVRSDSKFRIGPVEQSRLVEVSEKQIRFTADGFSNTQSKTIALPGILAGPLAVYRSLLGHPLAPHKQRKMTLLLPLQESTADLRIEGQPPALARRLTDQGVVMDSLREAIAVVAIDASRQRQQYFWYDDQGVVQATNVSGDPRFTYRCEENQYNELAKPVLQQQYPVVVDVPGEQIAPGQLTLLALDVEQSPNSLASTTSTWPGITAAPRQYVQEIDSSHQRVVMAGPAVSLAKFAGLSPRYDSPVELADLAETPVLNYRSTGVKKVLGVAATMAGTSNEEKAVELNRTVHSLLSFVPLSTGVRSASDIAQTGLADSTEHAILLAAMLRANYIPARLAVGLRYLPEAADESVSPDSLSSADPTPTYPFVYHAWVTAKVEDGWIALDPTTGQLVGPECLTLDITDASNLKADGFVNRYLAILRSLRLRVSAAVVES; encoded by the coding sequence GTGATTCGCCTTATCGCCGTTACAATCGTTTTAATCGTCTGGGATGAGTTCGCGACGCCCGCTGCGCTGCGGTTGCCGATCGCACCGCTACGTTGGAAACTTGCAGGGCAGCCTGACTCGGAACGGAGAAAACCAGAGCAATGCAGGACGGTAACGCAAATGGATTGGAAAATGACACAACTCGCACTAACGTTTCAGAGGTGGCGATCGGCGCTGCGGCTGGGCGGCACAGTTCTGCTTGGACTATCGAGCGGCTGTGATCTACCGGACCGGCATGACATTGGAATGTTTCGCAAGCCAGCGGCCTGGGAGGTTACCGACGCTTCCGCTTCTGAACGAGATCGAATTGAGCCCTCGGGTTTGTCAAGAGGTTCAGATGCGGAGGCCGGGGCGGATGACACTTGGCAGTTCTGGTATCTACACCAAGTCGAATCGGGGGACATTGTCGGTGGCGTGGAGATGCAGTCGCAGCGGATTACCTCGGTCGGGACCGATGATCAAATTCAGGTCACATTGCACGAGCGGGTTCTCGTGGAGTCGGACGCCTCGGTCGCTTGGACTCCAACTCAGTTTCGGTATATGACGAGTAACGGGCAGACGTTTTGGTATGCGCTTGATGGGGGGTTGGTACGGTCGGACTCAAAATTTCGGATCGGGCCGGTGGAGCAGAGTCGGCTCGTTGAAGTCAGCGAAAAACAGATTCGCTTCACTGCCGATGGTTTCAGCAACACTCAGTCGAAGACCATTGCATTGCCTGGCATACTCGCCGGGCCGCTGGCCGTCTATCGTTCGCTTTTGGGACATCCGTTGGCACCGCACAAGCAGCGGAAAATGACCCTGCTGTTGCCTTTACAAGAGTCCACTGCCGATCTGCGCATCGAGGGCCAGCCACCGGCACTCGCTCGACGACTCACCGATCAGGGCGTCGTGATGGATTCACTTCGTGAAGCCATTGCAGTCGTGGCGATCGATGCGTCGCGCCAGCGGCAGCAATATTTTTGGTACGACGACCAGGGAGTTGTTCAAGCGACCAATGTGAGCGGTGACCCACGGTTCACCTATCGTTGCGAGGAGAATCAATACAACGAGCTGGCGAAGCCAGTATTGCAACAGCAATACCCTGTTGTTGTCGATGTGCCGGGGGAACAGATCGCGCCGGGCCAGCTCACATTGCTGGCATTGGACGTCGAGCAATCACCCAACTCATTGGCATCGACGACCTCGACATGGCCGGGCATCACGGCGGCGCCCCGTCAGTATGTTCAGGAGATTGACTCGTCGCACCAACGCGTGGTGATGGCGGGGCCCGCGGTTTCGCTGGCGAAGTTTGCTGGCCTCTCGCCGCGGTACGATTCGCCGGTTGAGTTGGCTGACTTGGCGGAAACACCCGTGTTGAACTACCGTTCGACCGGTGTCAAAAAGGTGTTGGGCGTGGCAGCGACGATGGCGGGCACGAGCAACGAGGAAAAGGCGGTGGAGCTGAACCGAACTGTTCACTCATTGCTTTCCTTTGTGCCGTTGTCGACCGGTGTCCGCTCGGCGAGCGATATCGCCCAAACCGGTCTCGCTGACAGTACCGAGCACGCCATCTTGTTGGCGGCCATGTTGAGGGCCAACTACATTCCCGCGAGGTTGGCGGTGGGTTTACGCTATCTCCCGGAAGCCGCTGACGAATCGGTGTCGCCGGATTCTCTCTCGTCGGCTGACCCGACGCCCACGTACCCGTTCGTGTACCACGCCTGGGTGACAGCCAAGGTGGAAGACGGATGGATTGCGTTGGATCCGACGACCGGGCAGCTGGTGGGGCCTGAGTGTCTAACACTCGACATCACCGATGCGTCGAACCTCAAAGCCGACGGGTTCGTCAACCGCTATTTGGCGATACTGCGTTCGCTACGACTGCGGGTTTCGGCTGCCGTTGTCGAGTCCTAG
- a CDS encoding cupin domain-containing protein — protein MAQPQIVDLTEIPPVACPCGSARRALSDFAEFPGTVHLTDIVASAHRHHHEHHTEIYVILQCDDDAAIELDGVRTPVSPLMLVAIPPGVVHRAIGEMRVLIICHPEFDPTDEVLGEA, from the coding sequence ATGGCTCAGCCGCAAATTGTCGACTTGACCGAGATTCCTCCGGTTGCCTGCCCCTGTGGGTCGGCTCGTCGAGCCCTGAGCGATTTTGCCGAGTTCCCTGGAACGGTGCATTTGACAGACATCGTGGCCAGCGCCCATCGGCATCATCACGAGCATCACACCGAGATTTACGTCATCTTGCAGTGCGACGATGATGCGGCCATTGAGCTCGATGGGGTGCGGACACCGGTGTCCCCCTTGATGCTGGTCGCGATTCCCCCAGGGGTCGTTCACCGAGCGATTGGCGAGATGCGGGTGCTGATCATTTGTCATCCCGAGTTCGATCCCACCGACGAAGTTCTTGGTGAGGCGTAG
- a CDS encoding PQQ-binding-like beta-propeller repeat protein — MSHQTVTITRPAGPDGGRFLIPVCLSAVLLCVFSGVAVADPNADWTYWRGPNFDGTAEATGLVDDWDADGGDGSNLLWKREDLGGRSTPVVMDGRLYMTTRSDRDTADEGQMVVCLDAETGETLWENKFNVWMSDVPNTRVGWSSVVADPESGNVYVLGVCDLFLCINGKTGETIWSKPLHEQFGMLSTYGGRTNFPVIHEDLVIISGVIINWGEASKPNHRLIAMDKLTGEVVWFSGTRDLPDDTTYSAPTLATIDGQRQLILGVGDGAVWGFQPRTGKALWHYDLSRRGLFATPLVHGNHVYCSHSEENVTGRSMGAIAALEISGTGDDTTAKELWKLEELVVGRSAPIIVDGRLYVVDDRCKLWVIDAASGDMIAERIAIGDRKQWPSLLYADGKIYALTENGRWAILEITDDGVEFLNKGRLRDEAFYGSPILADAKLYFQGTSALYCVGNETATQKPVSLAAQLVGETPTEQHPDPAELLVVPAELLLQPGESAEISVRLFNALGQPLATPEAGAISYEVSGPGSVDGATFTANSDAAHEAATITASVGDVSGSTRVRIVPPLPWKFTFDDLTDPPLSWVGARYRHQIRTVDGSQALVKVSTIPKGARSRAWMGSSELSNYTISADVRAERNGDQMPDIGLTAGGYALDLMGNSQQLQIRCWAAELRMAETIDFPWEPNRWYRMKLRAQIEGSGENAVAVLQGKVWVRGEDEPEEWTITAQDDSPVLSASPGLYGNAKVAEFAIDNLEVTEN, encoded by the coding sequence ATGTCCCACCAGACCGTGACGATCACTCGCCCCGCAGGCCCTGATGGGGGTCGATTCTTGATACCTGTTTGTTTGAGTGCAGTATTGTTGTGCGTTTTCAGCGGCGTTGCCGTGGCTGATCCGAACGCGGATTGGACGTATTGGCGAGGGCCCAATTTTGATGGCACCGCCGAGGCGACAGGATTGGTCGACGACTGGGATGCCGATGGTGGCGATGGCAGCAATCTCTTGTGGAAGCGAGAGGACCTCGGTGGCCGCAGCACTCCCGTGGTCATGGACGGACGTCTCTACATGACCACGAGGTCGGATCGCGATACCGCTGACGAAGGACAGATGGTTGTTTGCCTGGACGCGGAGACCGGCGAAACATTGTGGGAGAACAAATTCAACGTGTGGATGTCGGATGTTCCTAACACGCGTGTGGGCTGGAGCAGTGTGGTGGCTGACCCGGAATCCGGGAATGTTTACGTGCTGGGCGTTTGCGACCTATTCCTATGCATCAACGGAAAGACTGGCGAAACGATCTGGAGCAAACCGCTGCATGAGCAGTTCGGCATGCTCAGCACCTATGGTGGGCGAACGAATTTCCCCGTCATTCACGAAGACTTAGTGATCATCAGTGGTGTCATCATCAACTGGGGCGAGGCGTCCAAGCCGAATCACCGGCTGATTGCGATGGATAAACTCACCGGCGAAGTCGTGTGGTTCTCAGGAACTCGCGATCTACCCGATGACACCACCTATTCCGCGCCGACGCTGGCGACGATAGACGGCCAGCGGCAACTGATTTTGGGTGTCGGGGATGGTGCCGTTTGGGGGTTCCAGCCGCGGACCGGGAAAGCTCTTTGGCACTACGACTTATCGCGCCGCGGACTGTTCGCGACGCCCCTGGTACACGGCAACCATGTCTACTGTAGCCATAGCGAAGAAAACGTAACCGGCCGTTCGATGGGAGCGATCGCGGCACTGGAGATTTCGGGAACCGGCGATGACACGACGGCGAAGGAACTCTGGAAACTGGAGGAGTTGGTCGTCGGCCGCAGTGCTCCAATTATTGTCGATGGTCGACTCTACGTCGTCGATGATCGCTGCAAATTATGGGTGATCGACGCCGCCAGCGGCGACATGATCGCCGAGCGGATCGCGATTGGGGACCGCAAACAGTGGCCCAGCCTGTTATATGCTGATGGAAAGATCTATGCCCTGACTGAAAACGGGCGTTGGGCGATTCTCGAAATCACAGACGATGGAGTTGAGTTTCTCAACAAGGGTCGACTGCGGGATGAAGCGTTCTACGGGTCGCCGATTCTCGCCGACGCGAAACTGTATTTTCAGGGTACATCGGCCCTGTACTGCGTGGGCAATGAAACCGCGACTCAAAAGCCTGTGAGTTTGGCCGCACAACTCGTCGGTGAAACTCCTACGGAGCAACATCCCGATCCCGCTGAGCTGCTTGTCGTGCCCGCGGAATTGTTGTTGCAGCCCGGCGAATCGGCTGAGATCTCGGTCCGTCTGTTCAATGCCTTGGGCCAGCCCCTGGCCACCCCAGAGGCCGGAGCAATCTCTTACGAGGTCAGTGGTCCGGGCAGTGTCGACGGTGCGACGTTCACCGCCAACAGCGATGCGGCCCATGAAGCCGCTACGATCACCGCCTCGGTCGGCGATGTCAGCGGTTCGACACGCGTGCGAATTGTACCGCCATTGCCATGGAAGTTCACCTTTGACGACCTTACCGACCCGCCCCTGTCGTGGGTCGGTGCTCGATATCGGCACCAGATCCGCACCGTCGATGGTTCTCAGGCCCTCGTCAAAGTCAGCACGATTCCCAAGGGGGCGCGCAGTCGCGCCTGGATGGGATCGAGCGAATTGAGCAACTACACGATCTCCGCTGATGTTCGCGCCGAACGCAATGGCGACCAGATGCCCGACATCGGCCTGACCGCTGGCGGTTACGCCCTGGACCTAATGGGCAACAGCCAGCAATTGCAGATCCGCTGCTGGGCGGCTGAATTGCGAATGGCGGAAACGATTGATTTCCCTTGGGAACCCAACCGTTGGTATCGCATGAAGTTACGAGCCCAGATCGAAGGCAGCGGCGAGAACGCCGTGGCAGTCCTGCAAGGCAAAGTCTGGGTTCGCGGCGAGGACGAGCCTGAGGAATGGACAATCACCGCTCAAGATGATTCTCCAGTTCTATCGGCCAGTCCTGGCTTGTATGGCAATGCCAAGGTCGCCGAATTTGCGATCGACAATCTCGAAGTCACCGAAAACTAG
- a CDS encoding outer membrane protein assembly factor BamB family protein has product MVRTETTALLLMFMSAVLGAITTVLVAGCNPPVSMVVPVTLVSTPAAGPDVEDSKKDNTDDGSATDNAVQEFIQPEKVLSEGKVWPQWGGTRVRNNVPNVKNLPESWNVGDFDRRTGEWDSEDAENIRWFSELGSQTYGNPVVADGKVFVGTNNGAGYLKRYPSNVDLGCMLAFDESTGDFLWQHSSEKLITGRVHDWPLQGLCCAPLVEGDRMWFVTSRGEVRCADTEGFHDDEDDGIVDPEPARVADLVDSGDSSDFEDTLRMLSEGELSEPLRKLIADGGSEASDDVKIESVAEGKAWKATGTFGGVKRDLSIKLMGPKISVFKMLGVDDKRDADVIWVFNMMEELGVSQHNMCSCSVTSYGDLLFVNTSNGMDESHINLPAPEAPSFICMNKDTGKVLWTDRSPGGNILHGQWSSPTVEVLGGVPQVLFCGGDGVLYSFRADAGKDGNPEALWEFDCNPKTSKWVLGGEGTRNNLIATPVAYDGLVYVAVGQDPEHGEGEGHLWCIDPTKRGDVSPQLAVKIEGSERTPIPRKRIQAVEPEKGEAAVDNPNSAVVWHYSLADQNDDGEIDFEEEMHRSCGTVAIKDNVLYIADFSGLLHCLDAKGSPDGTPIVHFTYDMFAQSWGSPLIADGKVYIGDEDGDVCVFEFGAENKEPMEEINMGSSVYSTPVAADETIFISTKDKLFAIGLPKE; this is encoded by the coding sequence ATGGTCCGTACTGAAACTACAGCTTTGTTATTGATGTTCATGTCCGCTGTGCTGGGGGCGATCACGACGGTGCTCGTCGCGGGTTGCAACCCGCCAGTCAGCATGGTGGTACCTGTGACTCTGGTCAGCACCCCGGCTGCTGGTCCCGACGTCGAAGATTCCAAGAAAGACAATACCGACGACGGCAGTGCCACGGACAACGCTGTGCAAGAATTTATCCAACCTGAGAAAGTGCTCAGTGAGGGCAAAGTGTGGCCTCAATGGGGCGGAACGCGGGTTCGCAACAACGTACCAAACGTTAAGAACTTGCCGGAGTCCTGGAACGTGGGCGATTTCGATCGCCGCACCGGTGAGTGGGATAGCGAAGACGCCGAGAACATTCGCTGGTTCTCTGAACTCGGCAGCCAAACCTATGGCAACCCGGTAGTGGCCGATGGGAAGGTATTCGTGGGCACCAATAACGGTGCCGGGTACCTCAAACGCTATCCATCGAACGTCGATTTGGGTTGCATGCTTGCCTTTGACGAGTCGACAGGCGACTTTCTGTGGCAGCACAGCAGTGAAAAATTGATTACTGGTCGCGTCCATGACTGGCCCCTGCAAGGACTCTGCTGTGCCCCACTGGTTGAAGGCGATCGGATGTGGTTTGTGACCAGTCGCGGGGAAGTTCGCTGTGCCGACACCGAAGGTTTTCACGACGATGAAGATGACGGCATCGTCGACCCTGAGCCAGCCCGCGTGGCTGATCTCGTCGATAGTGGAGATAGCAGCGACTTTGAGGACACTCTCCGGATGCTCAGCGAGGGCGAGCTCAGTGAGCCCCTGCGGAAGCTGATTGCCGATGGGGGTAGCGAAGCGAGCGACGACGTGAAAATTGAGTCGGTTGCCGAAGGCAAAGCGTGGAAGGCAACCGGCACCTTCGGTGGCGTGAAACGCGATCTATCGATCAAGCTGATGGGGCCGAAGATCTCCGTCTTCAAGATGTTGGGTGTCGATGACAAGCGAGATGCAGACGTCATCTGGGTATTCAATATGATGGAGGAACTCGGTGTCAGTCAGCACAACATGTGCTCCTGCAGCGTGACGTCCTATGGCGATCTGCTGTTCGTCAACACGAGCAACGGGATGGATGAGTCGCACATCAACTTGCCCGCCCCAGAAGCCCCGAGCTTCATCTGCATGAATAAAGACACCGGCAAGGTGTTATGGACGGATCGTTCGCCCGGCGGCAACATCCTGCACGGACAGTGGTCCAGTCCCACAGTTGAAGTGCTGGGTGGCGTACCTCAAGTCTTGTTCTGCGGCGGCGATGGCGTGCTTTATAGTTTCCGCGCCGATGCCGGCAAGGATGGAAACCCAGAGGCCCTGTGGGAATTCGATTGCAACCCCAAGACATCAAAATGGGTGCTCGGCGGCGAAGGCACACGAAACAACCTGATCGCGACACCCGTTGCCTATGACGGATTGGTGTATGTCGCCGTTGGCCAGGACCCAGAACACGGTGAAGGTGAAGGTCACCTATGGTGTATCGATCCTACCAAGCGAGGTGACGTTTCGCCGCAACTTGCCGTCAAGATTGAAGGCAGCGAACGCACCCCGATCCCGCGCAAACGCATTCAAGCTGTCGAGCCTGAGAAGGGCGAAGCCGCGGTCGATAATCCCAACTCGGCCGTCGTGTGGCATTATTCTCTCGCTGACCAAAACGACGATGGCGAAATCGACTTCGAAGAAGAGATGCACCGCAGTTGTGGAACGGTGGCGATCAAGGACAACGTGCTGTATATCGCCGACTTCTCCGGATTGCTGCACTGCCTCGATGCTAAGGGCAGCCCCGACGGCACCCCGATCGTCCATTTCACCTACGACATGTTCGCCCAGAGTTGGGGTAGTCCCCTTATCGCCGACGGCAAAGTCTACATTGGTGATGAGGACGGCGACGTTTGCGTGTTTGAGTTCGGTGCCGAGAACAAAGAACCCATGGAAGAAATAAACATGGGCAGCAGCGTGTACAGCACCCCCGTGGCGGCTGATGAAACCATCTTCATCAGCACCAAGGATAAACTGTTCGCGATCGGGCTCCCGAAGGAATAA